The following are from one region of the Megachile rotundata isolate GNS110a chromosome 15, iyMegRotu1, whole genome shotgun sequence genome:
- the LOC100879185 gene encoding glycerol-3-phosphate phosphatase isoform X2, translating to MFLVTNNSYSSVEHYCERLRLSGMEVKSEQVINTAKVITWYLKKIEFKDEAFVIASTSFRKTLTDAGIKVSPADLDVAEGDVRATIKALEDRPSIKAIIIDFCMFCDWSKLTFAISCLKRNDVLYLCGAQDQWIVYGLDKRFLGPGPLIEIITKHSGKTPIPCAKPSEVLKSYVLENCKVGDPKRCLFIGDTINYDMKFATMCGFQKLLVDTGLDNIKDAELNEETRPDYYIPSLGLLHPIIDSLRNDSVNGEK from the exons ATGTTCCTTGTGACCAACAACAGCTATAGCAGCGTGGAGCATTACTGTGAGAGGTTGAGGTTGAGTGGAATGGAAGTCAAGTCG GAGCAAGTAATAAACACAGCAAAGGTGATCACCTGGTACCTGAAGAAGATCGAATTCAAAGACGAGGCGTTCGTAATCGCGTCAACATCATTTCGAAAAACATTGACCGACGCAGGCATCAAAGTATCCCCAGCAGAT CTGGACGTTGCTGAAGGGGATGTGCGCGCCACAATAAAGGCGCTTGAGGACCGACCATCAATCAAGGCGATCATTATCGACTTTTGTATGTTCTGTGACTGGTCCAAATTAACGTTTGCTATATCTTGTTTGAAGAGGAATGACGTTCTTTATCTTTGCGGAGCTCAGGATCAGTGGATTGTTTATGGCCTGGATAAAAGATTTTTAG GTCCAGGTCCCCTGATCGAAATAATCACCAAGCACAGCGGAAAGACCCCCATCCCCTGTGCAAAGCCCAGCGAGGTACTAAAAAGCTACGTTCTAGAAAACTGCAAAGTGGGCGACCCAAAAAGATGTTTGTTCATCGGCGATAC GATCAATTACGACATGAAGTTCGCGACGATGTGTGGGTTCCAAAAATTGCTGGTTGATACTGGCCTCGATAACATCAAGGACGCGGAACTGAACGAGGAAACGCGTCCGGATTACTACATCCCCAGTTTGGGGTTGTTGCACCCCATTATCGATTCGCTGCGGAATGACTCTGTGAACGGAGAGAAATGA
- the LOC100879185 gene encoding uncharacterized protein LOC100879185 isoform X1, with protein MSATTNLALLSKKQVQGFLNSFDVVMSDCDGVIWYLEKPISGAIDALRSLQDCGKRMFLVTNNSYSSVEHYCERLRLSGMEVKSEQVINTAKVITWYLKKIEFKDEAFVIASTSFRKTLTDAGIKVSPADLDVAEGDVRATIKALEDRPSIKAIIIDFCMFCDWSKLTFAISCLKRNDVLYLCGAQDQWIVYGLDKRFLGPGPLIEIITKHSGKTPIPCAKPSEVLKSYVLENCKVGDPKRCLFIGDTINYDMKFATMCGFQKLLVDTGLDNIKDAELNEETRPDYYIPSLGLLHPIIDSLRNDSVNGEK; from the exons ATGTCCGCCACCACGAATCTGGCGTTGTTGAGCAAGAAACAGGTGCAGGGTTTCTTGAATTCCTTCGACGTCGTCATGTCGGACTGCGATG GTGTCATTTGGTACCTGGAGAAGCCGATCTCGGGGGCGATCGACGCGCTGAGGAGCCTGCAGGACTGTGGGAAGAGGATGTTCCTTGTGACCAACAACAGCTATAGCAGCGTGGAGCATTACTGTGAGAGGTTGAGGTTGAGTGGAATGGAAGTCAAGTCG GAGCAAGTAATAAACACAGCAAAGGTGATCACCTGGTACCTGAAGAAGATCGAATTCAAAGACGAGGCGTTCGTAATCGCGTCAACATCATTTCGAAAAACATTGACCGACGCAGGCATCAAAGTATCCCCAGCAGAT CTGGACGTTGCTGAAGGGGATGTGCGCGCCACAATAAAGGCGCTTGAGGACCGACCATCAATCAAGGCGATCATTATCGACTTTTGTATGTTCTGTGACTGGTCCAAATTAACGTTTGCTATATCTTGTTTGAAGAGGAATGACGTTCTTTATCTTTGCGGAGCTCAGGATCAGTGGATTGTTTATGGCCTGGATAAAAGATTTTTAG GTCCAGGTCCCCTGATCGAAATAATCACCAAGCACAGCGGAAAGACCCCCATCCCCTGTGCAAAGCCCAGCGAGGTACTAAAAAGCTACGTTCTAGAAAACTGCAAAGTGGGCGACCCAAAAAGATGTTTGTTCATCGGCGATAC GATCAATTACGACATGAAGTTCGCGACGATGTGTGGGTTCCAAAAATTGCTGGTTGATACTGGCCTCGATAACATCAAGGACGCGGAACTGAACGAGGAAACGCGTCCGGATTACTACATCCCCAGTTTGGGGTTGTTGCACCCCATTATCGATTCGCTGCGGAATGACTCTGTGAACGGAGAGAAATGA